The Sesamum indicum cultivar Zhongzhi No. 13 linkage group LG1, S_indicum_v1.0, whole genome shotgun sequence genome includes a window with the following:
- the LOC105164944 gene encoding acetylornithine aminotransferase, chloroplastic/mitochondrial — MSWSALLSINNSISPALHRSLTLKPRILSIAPVACLNVDVRAPDSSQNPLLHEKRSSEVIADDKEFIVGTYARSPVVLASGKGCKLYDVEGREYLDLTSGIAVNALGHGDPDWVRAVTEQSEVLAHVSNIYYTVPQVELAKRLVVSSFADRVFFCNSGTEANEAAIKFSRKFQRFSHPDLKDPPVEFIAFTNCFHGRTMGALALTSKEQYRSPFEPVMSGVTFLEYGNTQAAVELIRSGKVAAVFVEPIQGEGGIYGATKEFLQSLRTACDNAGCLLVFDEVQCGLGRTGYLWAHEAFGVYPDIMTLAKPLAGGLPIGAVLVTERVASAINFGDHGSTFAGNPLVCSAGIAVLDKISNPSFLASVSDKGQYFKDLLVEKLGGNSHVKEIRGFGLIIGIELDAAASPLVDACQKSGLLVLTAGKGNVVRIVPPLIISKQELDQAAEILINCFPVLDQGTKN; from the exons ATGAGCTGGTCAGCGCTTCTTTCTATCAACAATTCAATCTCACCCGCCCTCCACCGTTCTCTGACGCTCAAACCCAGGATTCTGTCCATCGCGCCTGTCGCCTGCCTCAACGTGGACGTGCGCGCACCTGATTCCAGTCAAAATCCGTTGCTTCACGAGAAGAGAAGCTCGGAAGTAATTGCCGACGATAAGGAATTTATAGTGGGGACGTATGCGAGGTCGCCGGTGGTGTTGGCGAGTGGAAAAGGGTGTAAATTGTACGATGTTGAAGGGCGAGAGTATTTGGACTTGACTTCTGGTATTGCCGTGAATGCCCTCGGACATGGGGACCCTGATTGGGTGCGCGCCGTCACGGAACAATCTGAAGTCCTAGCGCATGTCAGCAATATCTACTACACTGTTCCTCAG GTCGAGCTTGCAAAACGGCTGGTTGTCAGCTCATTTGCTGATCGTGTGTTCTTTTGCAACTCTGGAACTGAGGCTAATGAAGCTGCAATTAAGTTTTCAAGAAAGTTCCAAAGATTCTCGCATCCTGATTTGAAGGACCCTCCTGTAGAGTTTATTGCCTTCACGAATTGCTTTCACGGTAGAACAATGGGTGCTCTTGCATTGACGAGCAAAGAGCAGTACAGATCACCATTTGAACCTGTTATGTCTGGCGTCACTTTCTTAGAATATGGTAATACTCAAGCAGCAGTAGAATTGATTCGGAGTGGAAAGGTTGCTGCAGTTTTTGTGGAACCAATTCAAGGTGAAGGTGGTATATACGGTGCAACAAAGGAATTTTTGCAATCTTTGCGCACTGCATGTGATAATGCCGGCTGCCTTCTTGTATTTGATGag GTACAATGTGGCTTGGGTCGAACTGGTTATCTCTGGGCTCATGAAGCTTTTGGTGTATACCCAGATATAATGACTCTTGCAAAGCCTCTTGCTGGAGGTCTTCCCATTGGTGCTGTATTGGTCACCGAAAGAGTTGCTTCTGCCATCAATTTTGGAGATCACGGCAGCACCTTTGCAGGTAACCCTCTTGTTTGCAGTGCTGGAATTGCTGTACTGGATAAAATATCAAACCCAAGCTTTTTGGCCAGTGTGTCAGACAAAGGTCAGTATTTCAAAGATTTATTAGTCGAAAAGTTAGGTGGAAACTCTCACGTGAAAGAAATACGAGGGTTTGGGCTCATCATTGGTATAGAGCTCGATGCAGCAGCCTCACCATTGGTTGATGCATGCCAAAAATCTGGGCTTCTCGTTCTGACTGCCGGGAAAGGAAACGTCGTTCGCATTGTACCCCCATTGATCATCTCAAAGCAGGAATTGGACCAAGCTGCTgagatattgattaattgttttCCAGTACTTGATCAGGGTACCAAGAATTAG